The Podospora pseudopauciseta strain CBS 411.78 chromosome 2 map unlocalized CBS411.78m_2, whole genome shotgun sequence genome has a window encoding:
- the cdc1 gene encoding DNA polymerase delta small subunit Cdc1 (BUSCO:EOG09263CUU; COG:L; EggNog:ENOG503NVJ1) produces the protein MVKLEDIAGLGLLQAPPKTDSKNTDLERAPSNYKSLNTFALPRARQYQQQFADIYFLRLTKIKPAVEQIAHEAWDDTVLGGENANKVERVLDVRQGELCWVAGTVYMDMPLKPSILEDVSKDRWISAPTSVGHYYSEDGKDQVMLEDDSGRIRLVGEPLKNYFLVTGCIIAVMGTENANGEFEVIDLKFADLPPQPPRWALSDKKPKSEDVSMVDVGSPSKKIAIISGLEFSGFSTAYSAELKVLREFLAAQALDPETQSNEQSKISRLIIAGNSIAEASSSDPHSNNPNTKTHAKKYGYDASSYNPAPSQLLDSFLNELLPSLPITLLPGANDPANVSYPQQPIHSAMFPESRYYGPTPTHPDQAGWLDATTNPFESEIEGWRVLGTSGQNLDDICKYMEDPDRLGLMEAMCRWRCSAPTAPDTLWSYPFQDDEPFVMKECPHLYFVGSQPKFGSKVIEGPDGQMVRLVLVPKFSETKEVVLVDTETLDVSLVRLSTAS, from the exons ATGGTGAAGCTCGAAGATATTGCCGGTCTCGGTCTGCTACAGGCACCACCAAA AACCGACTCCAAGAACACCGACCTGGAGAGAGCCCCTTCCAACTACAAGTCACTCAATACATTTGCGCTGCCCAGAGCCCGACAATACCAACAACAGTTTGCCGATATATACTTCCTACGCCTGACCAAGATCAAACCTGCTGTGGAACAGATCGCCCACGAAGCATGGGATGATACAGTGCTGGGAGGTGAAAATGCAAACAAGGTCGAGCGGGTTCTCGATGTGCGCCAGGGAGAGCTGTGCTGGGTGGCAGGGACGGTCTACATGGACATGCCCCTGAAGCCAAGTATTCTCGAGGACGTGTCCAAAGAC CGCTGGATTTCAGCCCCGACCTCTGTCGGCCACTACTACTCGGAAGATGGCAAGGACCAAGTCATGCTCGAAGACGACTCCGGTCGCATCAGACTCGTTGGCGAACCCCTCAAGAACTACTTCTTGGTGACTGGCTGCATCATCGCCGTCATGGGCACGGAGAATGCCAACGGTGAATTCGAAGTGATTGATCTCAAGTTTGCCGAccttccaccacaaccaccacggTGGGCCCTGTCCGACAAGAAACCCAAATCTGAAGATGTCTCCATGGTTGATGTTGGTTCTCCCTCCAAAAAGATCGCCATCATATCAGGCCTTGAGTTCTCGGGATTTTCTACAGCCTACAGTGCCGAATTGAAAGTCCTGAGAGAATTCCTTGCTGCCCAAGCCCTCGACCCAGAGACACAATCCAACGAGCAATCCAAGATCTCTCGCCTGATAATAGCAGGCAACTCCATCGCCGAAGCCAGTTCCTCAGACCCTcactccaacaaccccaacaccaagacaCACGCCAAGAAATACGGCTACGACGCCTCCTCATACAATCCCGCCCCGTCGCAACTCCTCGACTCCTTCCTCAACGAGCTTCTCCCTAGCTTACCAATAACCCTGCTCCCTGGCGCCAACGACCCCGCCAACGTCTCTtatcctcaacaaccaatcCACTCTGCCATGTTCCCCGAGTCCAGGTACTATGGCCCAACACCTACCCATCCTGATCAGGCAGGGTGGCTAGACgcaacaaccaacccattCGAATCAGAAATTGAAGGCTGGCGCGTGCTGGGCACTTCTGGTCAGAATCTGGATGACATCTGCAAGTACATGGAGGACCCAGATCGCCTCGGCCTGATGGAGGCCATGTGCAGGTGGAGGTGTTCTGCCCCTACCGCCCCAGATACACTCTGGTCATATCCATTCCAGGATGACGAGCCATTCGTCATGAAGGAGTGCCCACACTTGTACTTTGTGGGTTCGCAGCCAAAGTTTGGCAGCAAGGTCATTGAGGGGCCAGACGGGCAGATGGTCAGGTTGGTTTTGGTGCCAAAGTTTAGTGAGACGAAAGAGGTGGTCTTGGTTGATACCGAGACGTTGGACGTAAGTTTGGTCAGACTTTCGACCGCATCGTGA
- a CDS encoding uncharacterized protein (EggNog:ENOG503P796), with protein sequence MSFRFIASHRQGGTNNTPGGRNMPPSSSGAGARITGGSNVGSSSSSSFRNNPPDHSAAAPNLQSIEFARWIFEQQRTVEMGVRNEQSSLSSSSPPVIVISDDEEGGGGGGGRRSSRSIRSVRRSGMAVKRRIDLVDGADGDTIVARPPGVGVNRGSEIIDLTSPSPPPPPRAPKRQRTTTTRYQNRNEPEEDTGDDLMWEIHALLGERYSHPRRPQPRPQPRPPAPVVEPSPSPSSEPQKPKHLQTLPLEILTKIYRHLLVSPKPIPVKDLFQEVIRAPPRRTRTRNPPTPRRAVLAMGEEPEREFSIEIGILLVNKQSFAQGIQILYGENTFSYLLRDPSAARTGGAARSRRDGQRNRIDWSRYGGLVRQVEIEMERNRTGGEYANLLRRALEKLRGLRLRELVLRLSPLYEREGEGRHLSVVSLFGRNAPVMRALRGVEVDFLRVGVNVNSHLIDGEEEDETEGEEEEGEEDDAVRPRRWALEMGIDLRWVGREMERLRREGVVGEGWENDEIIKQARVERGRRAEENLGRLRRLIEEACEMPEYVVKLGMRGGLWKTVEEAERLRQEERKRMEKKFDVDGYDDLDPTRKDVVELRKKVREEKEEEEKEGEEKEEEEDSNDEEYSDEESDEEEDSDEEDDDDDNTDSDEENDSDDDDDDDDDDDDDNEVVEEEEEEDWVEIKDIPLSRRLKSLVISIDKVGGGWKCFRI encoded by the coding sequence ATGTCGTTTCGATTTATCGCCTCCCACAGGCAGGGaggcaccaacaacactcCGGGCGGGAGAAATatgcccccctcctcctccggggCTGGGGCTAGGATCACGGGCGGCAGCAATGTtggctccagcagcagcagcagctttaGAAACAACCCCCCTGATCACTCCGCTGCTGCGCCGAATCTCCAGAGCATAGAGTTTGCCAGATGGATCTTTGAGCAGCAGCGGActgtggagatgggggtcaGGAATGAGCAGTCGTCGttgtcctcgtcgtcgccgccCGTTATTGTTATTAGCGATGacgaagagggtggtggtggtggtggtggtcggcggTCTAGTCGGTCGATTCGGTCTGTCAGGAGAAGCGGCATGGCTGTCAAACGGCGAATCGACcttgttgatggtgctgATGGTGATACCATCGTTGCCCGCCCCCCCGGCGTTGGTGTCAACAGGGGCTCTGAAATCATCGACCTCACCagcccctctcccccccctccccctcgtgCCCCAAAAAGGCagcgcaccaccaccacccggtATCAGAACCGAAACGAGCCAGAGGAAGATACGGGTGATGATTTGATGTGGGAGATTCATGCCCTGCTGGGGGAGCGATATTCCCATCCCCGTCGTCCCCAGCCTCGTCCCCAACCTCGTCCCCCTGCTCCGGTGGTTgaaccctctccctccccgagTTCCGAACCGCAAAAACCAAAGCACCTCCAAACGCTCCCCCTAGAAATCCTAACCAAAATCtaccgccacctcctcgtctcccccaaacccatccccGTCAAAGACCTCTTCCAAGAAGTCATCCGCGCCCCCCCCCGCCGCACCCGCACTCGCaatcctcccaccccccgacGCGCCGTACTggcgatgggggaggagcccGAACGGGAGTTCTCAATCGAAATCGGAATCCTCCTAGTCAACAAACAAAGCTTTGCCCAGGGCATACAAATCCTCTACGGGGAGAACACCTTCAGCTATCTCCTCCGCGACCCAAGCGCTGCCCGCACAGGTGGAGCggcaagaagcagaagagACGGGCAGAGAAACAGGATTGACTGGTCCCGTTACGGGGGCTTGGTAAGACAGGTGGAGATTGAGATGGAGCGGAACCGGACGGGGGGGGAGTATGCTAATCTTTTGAGGCGTGCGCTCGAGAAactgagggggttgaggttgagggagttGGTTTTGAGGCTTAGTCCTTTGTatgaaagggagggggaagggaggcATCTGAGTGTGGTGAGTTTGTTTGGACGGAACGCGCCGGTTATGAGGgcgttgaggggggtggaggtggatttTTTGAGAGTGGGGGTTAATGTGAACAGTCATTTGattgacggggaggaggaggatgagaccgagggtgaggaagaggaaggggaggaggacgatgcGGTCAGGCCCAGGCGGTGGGCACTAGAGATGGGGATTGATCTTaggtgggtggggagggagatggagaggctgagacgggagggggtggtgggggaggggtgggagaatGATGAGATCATCAAACaggcgagggtggagagggggaggagggcggaggagaatttggggaggctgaggaggttgattgAGGAAGCTTGTGAGATGCCTGAGTATGTGGTCAAgttggggatgaggggggggttgtggaagacggtggaggaggccgagagaTTAAGacaagaggagaggaagaggatggagaaaAAGTTTGATGTGGATGGGTATGATGATTTGGATCCGACCCGGAAGGATGTTGTtgagttgaggaagaaggttagggaggagaaggaggaggaggagaaggagggggaggagaaggaggaggaggaggatagtaATGATGAGGAGTATAGTGACGAGGAgagtgatgaagaggaggacagtgatgaggaggatgacgatgatgacaaCACGGACAGCGATGAAGAGAAcgacagtgatgatgatgatgatgatgatgatgatgatgatgatgataatgaggtggtggaggaggaggaggaggaggactggGTCGAGATCAAGGATATTCCCCTTTCCAGAAGGCTGAAGAGCTTGGTCATCAGCATTGACAAGGTCGGGGGCGGGTGGAAGTGCTTCCGGATCTGA